Genomic DNA from Pseudomonas fluorescens:
ATGGCGTCACATATTACTCTAAGCTTAACCCGTCTATTGGCGCAAAACGGTGGTGCTCCGTTCTTATTCGTGGGATCAGGCTTTTCACGACGATATATAGGACTTGAACAGTGGGATGAACTTCTTAAACGATTCTGTGATGGAATTCAGGAGTTCGGGTATTACTCTTCTCAAAACAATCAAGATCTCGCGAAAGCTGCAAGTGCAATAGCGAAAGACTTTAATGAAATATGGTGGAAATCTGAAAAATACTCAGAATCCAGAAAAAACAACTCTGACAGCATCACAAGTGTTTCTTCAGCCTTAAAGCATGAAATGGCAAGTTACCTCGCCAACATAAGCCACAACAAAATATCAGCAGACGGACTTAGTGACGAGCTGGAAGCACTTTCTCGCCTCAACGTAGATGGGATAATAACAACAAATTGGGATTTATTTATAGAAGAGCTATTTCCGGATTATAAAGTCTTCATAGGACAGGAGGAGCTTTTATTCTCCAACCCGCAATCAATAGGTGAAGTTTACAAAATTCATGGTTGCGCGAGTCAGCCTAACAGCCTAGTGCTAACGAATGAAGACTACGAAATCTTTGAGGAAAAGAACCCATACCTAGCAGCAAAACTCATCACTATATTTATTGAGCACCCGGTAATATTTATCGGGTATTCGATAAGCGATAGAAACATCCAAAAAATCATTGAGTCAATTGTAAATTGTCTTGGCCAAGACAAACTTGACTTGTTCGGCAGAAATCTAATCTTCCTCCAAAGAACAAAACAAGATGAGGAGCCAAGCTTTCAATCTGCATTAATGTCAATCGGCGAAACTCGACTCAACATAACAGTAATACGAACTTCAAACTACCTTGATGTATACGAAGCCATTGAAAGCACCAAGAGAAAAATTCCTGCTCGAATTTTAAGATACTGCAAAGAACAAATGTACGACTTGGTAAAATCCAACGATCCGGAAACAAAGCTCGCTGTTCTCGACATAGATCAAATAGACAATAAAGATGATGTTGAGTTTGTCGTAGGCGTTGGCGTAGCCAAAAGCCATGAAGGCATTTCAAAACAAGGCTACAAAGGCATAACGATTGACGATATATTTTCAGATATCATCTCAGTAAAAAGCCAATACGACCCTGCAGAACTGCTCAGAGAGGTTTATCCACCTCTATTAAAAAGACCAAACAAATACATTCCGGGCTTTCGGTACCTTCATGCACTTGGTATTACTTCGCATGACGAACTTATGAAATCTGAGTTCTCGGAGGTTGAGGGAATAATCTTCAAGGCCAACAGAAAAGATTATCGAATAAATCAATACGGAAAACACTATGAGTCCAACTATAAGAATCTATCCACTCGAGAAATCATTGCAGAGACCACTGCAGAAAAGGCGACTTT
This window encodes:
- a CDS encoding SIR2 family protein: MASHITLSLTRLLAQNGGAPFLFVGSGFSRRYIGLEQWDELLKRFCDGIQEFGYYSSQNNQDLAKAASAIAKDFNEIWWKSEKYSESRKNNSDSITSVSSALKHEMASYLANISHNKISADGLSDELEALSRLNVDGIITTNWDLFIEELFPDYKVFIGQEELLFSNPQSIGEVYKIHGCASQPNSLVLTNEDYEIFEEKNPYLAAKLITIFIEHPVIFIGYSISDRNIQKIIESIVNCLGQDKLDLFGRNLIFLQRTKQDEEPSFQSALMSIGETRLNITVIRTSNYLDVYEAIESTKRKIPARILRYCKEQMYDLVKSNDPETKLAVLDIDQIDNKDDVEFVVGVGVAKSHEGISKQGYKGITIDDIFSDIISVKSQYDPAELLREVYPPLLKRPNKYIPGFRYLHALGITSHDELMKSEFSEVEGIIFKANRKDYRINQYGKHYESNYKNLSTREIIAETTAEKATLIIPFQDDGDIDIAAVKELLENNKNNLKTEHSSYSTYFRKLACLVDRLEFGFSKPTQS